One window from the genome of Alnus glutinosa chromosome 13, dhAlnGlut1.1, whole genome shotgun sequence encodes:
- the LOC133854226 gene encoding uncharacterized protein LOC133854226 isoform X2 codes for MKCRSVACIWSGTPPSHRVTATAVLNQPPTLYTGGSDGSIVWWSLSSADPNPEIKPIAMLCGHAAPIADLGICYPVVVSGNEKLDSSSDVGVTSTSDYCGALISVCTDGVMCVWSRSSGHCRRRRKLPPWVGGPSMVRTLPSNARYVCIGCSFVDTVHLSGHHSIDSMEGGEESVDRESQHRKLPKCAVVIVDTYTLMIVQTVFHGSLSISSLRFMAVVSSMEHKEKHSVVMADSFGGLQLVPILKDPQRDRDGRTGLHKSSSQLEMNVWEDGLSEGGQVVSIATFGNVIALVFKNQCIFRLLTSGTKIGEISFVDNFLCLEVKSTQSHVIGGMFLESEDSGSKLNADELHGISTTNFAVWNNKGYAVVYAVSFLKNIFKCEPFCEIPTASHAFDVRLSVHFIQLNRYLLCIESQCFYVGEALQWKPHFTIWSLHSEHDDLGKVCWQSRMHGKSSFFVDWIANSTSLHEIEGPDNGKNKLSSQQASVPSPISGDNIHANYQSNKGRIVSSSMVISENIIAPYALVHGFFSGEVELVRFNLFHGLTSSGNSPHHEVGSHVSRQYFLGHTAAVLCLAAHRMVSSAKGWSFSQVLISGSMDCTVRIWDLDTGNLITVMHQHVAPVHQIILPPSRTDRPWSDCFLSVGEDSCVALASLETLRVERMFPGHPSYPSKVVWDGVRGYIACLCRDHSGTSDSTSVLYIWDVKTGARERVLRGTASHSMFDHFCKEKLVTPSNVVRSMANIIEPNTSHAHVGKGISAKPFPTTPSILQSNKPSIKCYCPFPGIATLSFELGSLMFLHQKGERTANGSDKLDGTNVKEQVPERPSPRGTNIDDASDVNESTIDSIEELEWIRSLEECLLRFTLSFLHLWNVDSELDDLLITDMKLKRPENLIVASGLLGDKGSLTLTFPGSSAILELWKSSSEFSAMRSLTMVSLAQRMISLSHSSSAASSALAAFYTRNFAEKNPDLKPPLLQLFVSFWQDESEHVRMAARSLFHCTASRAIPLPLRSQKAADQAKMSSPIGTGENEHENLNVGGTSANRLYADQLLETEGISEVDESKILDWVESYEMQDWISCVGGTSQDAMTSHIIVAAALAIWYPSLVKPGLATLVVHPLVKLVMAINEKYSSTAAELLAEGMESTWKACLGSEISRLIGDIFFQIECGSGPSGNSATTNPVVPVAIRETLVGILLPSLAMADIPGFLTVIESQIWSTASDSPVHLVSLMTLIRVVRGSPRNLVQYVDKVVNFILQTMDPSNSVMRKTCYQSSMTALKEVVRVFPMVALNDTWTRLAVGDVMGETNNASIRVYDMQSVMKIKVLDASGPPGLPSLLAAASEMVVTTAISALSFSPDGEGLVAFSEHGLMIRWWSLGSVWWEKLSRNFVPVQCTKLIFVPPWEGFSPNSSRSSIMASIMGNDRQVNSQENASSLSHADSLKLLIHNLDLSYRIEWAGERKVLLTRHSHEMGTFQL; via the exons TCACCTCTACTTCTGATTATTGTGGTGCGCTAATCAGTGTTTGTACTGATGGTGTGATGTGCGTGTGGAGCAGAAGCAGTGGGCATTGTAGGCGAAGGAGAAAATTGCCACCTTGGGTAGGCGGTCCATCCATGGTTCGAACATTGCCTTCAAATGCAAGATATGTGTGTATTGGCTGTTCTTTTGTAGACACTGTTCATTTGTCCGGTCATCATTCCATTGATTCCATGGAAGGAGGTGAGGAGTCAGTGGATAGAGAGTCCCAGCACAGAAAACTGCCAAAGTGCGCTGTAGTTATCGTTGATACATATACCCTTATGATTGTCCAAACAGTTTTTCATGGGAGTTTATCTATCAGTTCATTGAGGTTTATGGCTGTAGTTTCGTCCATGGAGCACAAAGAGAAGCATTCTGTAGTCATGGCTGATTCCTTTGGTGGGCTGCAATTGGTTCCGATATTAAAGGATCCCCAGCGGGATAGGGATGGCAGGACTGGTCTGCATAAAAGTTCTTCTCAGTTGGAGATGAATGTTTGGGAAGATGGGTTGAGTGAGGGTGGGCAGGTTGTGTCAATTGCAACCTTTGGGAATGTTATTGCTTTGGTTTTCAAAAACCAATGTATATTTAGACTATTGACCAGTGGTACTAAAATTGGAGAGATTTCTTTTGTGGACAATTTCCTTTGTCTAGAAGTTAAGTCCACGCAATCACATGTTATAGGGGGAATGTTTCTTGAAAGTGAAGATTCTGGGAGTAAGCTGAATGCTGACGAACTTCATGGAATATCTACAACCAATTTTGCAGTGTGGAATAATAAGGGTTATGCAGTTGTGTATGCagtatcatttttaaaaaacatattcaAGTGCGAACCATTTTGTGAGATCCCTACTGCTTCTCATGCCTTTGATGTGAGATTATCAGTTCATTTCATTCAATTGAATCGTTATCTTCTTTGCATTGAATCACAATGCTTTTATGTTGGAGAAGCTCTACAGTGGAAACCCCATTTCACAATCTGGTCACTACATTCGGAACATGATGACCTTGGAAAAGTGTGCTGGCAGTCCAGAATGCATGGGAAAAGCAGTTTTTTTGTTGACTGGATAGCTAACTCTACTTCACTTCATGAAATTGAGGGCCCCGATAACGGGAAGAATAAGTTAAGTTCTCAGCAAGCTTCTGTTCCAAGTCCAATAAGTGGTGACAATATACATGCAAATTATCAGTCCAACAAGGGACGGATTGTATCTTCTTCCATGGTTATTTCAGAAAATATCATTGCACCTTATGCTCTTGTGCATGGCTTCTTTAGTGGGGAAGTAGAACTTGTAAGATTTAATTTGTTTCATGGACTAACTTCTTCTGGTAATAGTCCACACCATGAAGTGGGTTCACATGTATCCAGGCAATATTTTCTAGGGCACACAGCTGCTGTATTATGTTTGGCAGCACATCGAATGGTAAGCAGTGCCAAAGGATGGAGTTTCAGTCAGGTTTTAATTTCTGGAAGTATGGACTGCACAGTTCGTATATGGGATCTTGACACAGGAAATCTCATTACCGTAATGCACCAACATGTGGCTCCAGTGCACCAAATAATTCTTCCCCCATCCCGTACTGACCGTCCTTGGAGTGACTGCTTCCTCTCTGTTGGGGAGGACTCATGCGTTGCTCTGGCTTCTCTCGAGACTTTACGAGTTGAGAGAATGTTTCCTGGACACCCCAGCTATCCTTCTAAAGTAGTATGGGATGGTGTAAGAGGTTATATTGCATGCCTCTGCCGAGACCATTCAGGAACATCTGATTCCACCAGTGTTTTGTACATTTGGGATGTAAAGACAGGTGCTCGGGAGCGGGTTCTTCGTGGGACCGCTTCTCATTCAATGTTTGATCATTTTTGTAAAG AGAAGTTGGTCACTCCATCAAATGTGGTGCGGAGTATGGCAAATATAATTGAGCCCAACACTTCCCATGCACATGTTGGCAAAGGAATTTCTGCAAAACCGTTTCCAACCACTCCATCTATCCTTCAAAGCAACAAGCCTTCCATTAAATGCTATTGCCCATTCCCTGGAATTGCTACACTGAGTTTTGAACTTGGGTCATTGATGTTTCTTCATCAGAAGGGTGAACGCACTGCCAATGGCAGTGATAAGTTAGATGGTACCAATGTGAAGGAACAGGTTCCTGAGAGACCAAGTCCCCGCGGGACGAATATAGATGATGCTTCTGATGTGAATGAGAGTACGATTGATTCTATAGAAGAGCTTGAGTGGATTAGATCACTTGAAGAATGTTTACTTCGATTTACCTTGTCATTTTTACACTTGTGGAATGTAGATAGTGAGCTTGATGATTTGCTTATAACTGACATGAAGCTAAAGAGGCCGGAAAATCTTATTGTAGCTTCTGGTTTGCTAGGGGACAAAGGGTCTTTGACTTTGACATTTCCTGGGTCAAGTGCCATTCTTGAG CTCTGGAAATCCTCATCAGAATTTAGTGCGATGAGGTCACTTACGATGGTCTCGCTTGCCCAACGCATGATTAGCTTGTCTCACTCCAGTTCTGCTGCCAGCAG TGCTTTAGCAGCATTCTACACTAGGAATTTTGCAGAAAAAAATCCAGATTTGAAGCCACCTTTACTCCAG CTCTTTGTGAGTTTCTGGCAAGATGAAAGTGAACATGTACGTATGGCTGCTCGCTCTTTATTCCACTGCACTGCTTCGCGGGCAATTCCGCTTCCTCTACGTAGTCAAAAAGCGGCTGACCAAGCAAAAATGAGCTCTCCAATTGGAACCGGAGAAAATGAACATGAGAATTTAAATGTAGGGGGAACATCTGCTAACAGATTGTATGCAGACCAGCTGCTAGAAACCGAAGGAATATCTGAGGTTGATGAATCTAAAATACTTGATTGGGTTGAATCATATGAAATGCAAGACTGGATTTCTTGCGTTGGAGGAACAAGCCAAGATGCCATGACTTCTCATATTATTGTTGCAGCAGCATTGGCTATTTGGTATCCCAGCCTTGTGAAGCCAGGTCTTGCAACGCTGGTTGTTCATCCATTAGTGAAATTGGTTATGGCAATTAATGAGAAATACAGTTCCACTGCAGCAGAACTTCTTGCAGAAGGTATGGAGAGCACATGGAAAGCATGCCTTGGTTCTGAAATATCTCGTTTGATTGGAGATATATTTTTCCAAATAGAGTGTGGAAGTGGTCCATCAGGCAATTCAGCTACAACAAATCCAGTTGTACCAGTTGCCATTCGGGAGACTTTGGTTGGTATTCTTCTTCCAAGTTTAGCAATGGCTGACATACCAGGGTTTTTAACTGTTATAGAAAGCCAAATCTGGTCTACTGCGTCTGATTCACCTGTTCATCTGGTATCCCTTATGACTCTCATCAGGGTTGTGCGTGGTTCTCCGAGAAACTTAGTGCAGTACGTTGATAAG GTGGTTAACTTCATTTTACAAACTATGGACCCTAGCAATTCTGTCATGCGTAAAACTTGTTATCAAAGTTCAATGACTGCCTTAAAGGAAGTTGTGCGTGTATTTCCTATGGTGGCTTTGAATGACACATGGACCAGATTGGCGGTTGGGGATGTGATGGGAGAGACTAACAATGCTAGCATTCGGGTGTATGACATGCAAAG TGTGATGAAGATCAAGGTTTTGGATGCAAGTGGACCTCCTGGACTTCCAAGCTTGCTTGCAGCAGCATCAGAAATGGTGGTAACCACTGCAATTTCAGCTTTGAGCTTTTCGCCAGATGGGGAG GGGCTGGTTGCTTTCTCTGAGCATGGGTTGATGATCAGATGGTGGTCACTGGGATCTGTGTGGTGGGAAAAATTGAGCAGAAATTTTGTTCCCGTGCAATGCACAAAACTGATCTTTGTTCCTCCATGGGAGGGTTTCTCACCTAATTCTTCTAGGTCAAGCATAATGGCAAGCATAATGGGAAATGATAGGCAGGTCAATTCACAG GAAAATGCAAGCAGTTTGAGTCATGCAGACAGCCTAAAACTATTGATCCATAATCTTGACCTGTCTTACCGGATTGAATGGGCTGGTGAACGGAAAGTACTTCTTACAAGGCATAGCCATGAGATGGGTACTTTCCAGTTATAA
- the LOC133854226 gene encoding uncharacterized protein LOC133854226 isoform X1 has product MKCRSVACIWSGTPPSHRVTATAVLNQPPTLYTGGSDGSIVWWSLSSADPNPEIKPIAMLCGHAAPIADLGICYPVVVSGNEKLDSSSDVGVTSTSDYCGALISVCTDGVMCVWSRSSGHCRRRRKLPPWVGGPSMVRTLPSNARYVCIGCSFVDTVHLSGHHSIDSMEGGEESVDRESQHRKLPKCAVVIVDTYTLMIVQTVFHGSLSISSLRFMAVVSSMEHKEKHSVVMADSFGGLQLVPILKDPQRDRDGRTGLHKSSSQLEMNVWEDGLSEGGQVVSIATFGNVIALVFKNQCIFRLLTSGTKIGEISFVDNFLCLEVKSTQSHVIGGMFLESEDSGSKLNADELHGISTTNFAVWNNKGYAVVYAVSFLKNIFKCEPFCEIPTASHAFDVRLSVHFIQLNRYLLCIESQCFYVGEALQWKPHFTIWSLHSEHDDLGKVCWQSRMHGKSSFFVDWIANSTSLHEIEGPDNGKNKLSSQQASVPSPISGDNIHANYQSNKGRIVSSSMVISENIIAPYALVHGFFSGEVELVRFNLFHGLTSSGNSPHHEVGSHVSRQYFLGHTAAVLCLAAHRMVSSAKGWSFSQVLISGSMDCTVRIWDLDTGNLITVMHQHVAPVHQIILPPSRTDRPWSDCFLSVGEDSCVALASLETLRVERMFPGHPSYPSKVVWDGVRGYIACLCRDHSGTSDSTSVLYIWDVKTGARERVLRGTASHSMFDHFCKGISMNSISGTVLNGNTSVSLLNLPIIEDGIFSHSNLNNIEKLVTPSNVVRSMANIIEPNTSHAHVGKGISAKPFPTTPSILQSNKPSIKCYCPFPGIATLSFELGSLMFLHQKGERTANGSDKLDGTNVKEQVPERPSPRGTNIDDASDVNESTIDSIEELEWIRSLEECLLRFTLSFLHLWNVDSELDDLLITDMKLKRPENLIVASGLLGDKGSLTLTFPGSSAILELWKSSSEFSAMRSLTMVSLAQRMISLSHSSSAASSALAAFYTRNFAEKNPDLKPPLLQLFVSFWQDESEHVRMAARSLFHCTASRAIPLPLRSQKAADQAKMSSPIGTGENEHENLNVGGTSANRLYADQLLETEGISEVDESKILDWVESYEMQDWISCVGGTSQDAMTSHIIVAAALAIWYPSLVKPGLATLVVHPLVKLVMAINEKYSSTAAELLAEGMESTWKACLGSEISRLIGDIFFQIECGSGPSGNSATTNPVVPVAIRETLVGILLPSLAMADIPGFLTVIESQIWSTASDSPVHLVSLMTLIRVVRGSPRNLVQYVDKVVNFILQTMDPSNSVMRKTCYQSSMTALKEVVRVFPMVALNDTWTRLAVGDVMGETNNASIRVYDMQSVMKIKVLDASGPPGLPSLLAAASEMVVTTAISALSFSPDGEGLVAFSEHGLMIRWWSLGSVWWEKLSRNFVPVQCTKLIFVPPWEGFSPNSSRSSIMASIMGNDRQVNSQENASSLSHADSLKLLIHNLDLSYRIEWAGERKVLLTRHSHEMGTFQL; this is encoded by the exons TCACCTCTACTTCTGATTATTGTGGTGCGCTAATCAGTGTTTGTACTGATGGTGTGATGTGCGTGTGGAGCAGAAGCAGTGGGCATTGTAGGCGAAGGAGAAAATTGCCACCTTGGGTAGGCGGTCCATCCATGGTTCGAACATTGCCTTCAAATGCAAGATATGTGTGTATTGGCTGTTCTTTTGTAGACACTGTTCATTTGTCCGGTCATCATTCCATTGATTCCATGGAAGGAGGTGAGGAGTCAGTGGATAGAGAGTCCCAGCACAGAAAACTGCCAAAGTGCGCTGTAGTTATCGTTGATACATATACCCTTATGATTGTCCAAACAGTTTTTCATGGGAGTTTATCTATCAGTTCATTGAGGTTTATGGCTGTAGTTTCGTCCATGGAGCACAAAGAGAAGCATTCTGTAGTCATGGCTGATTCCTTTGGTGGGCTGCAATTGGTTCCGATATTAAAGGATCCCCAGCGGGATAGGGATGGCAGGACTGGTCTGCATAAAAGTTCTTCTCAGTTGGAGATGAATGTTTGGGAAGATGGGTTGAGTGAGGGTGGGCAGGTTGTGTCAATTGCAACCTTTGGGAATGTTATTGCTTTGGTTTTCAAAAACCAATGTATATTTAGACTATTGACCAGTGGTACTAAAATTGGAGAGATTTCTTTTGTGGACAATTTCCTTTGTCTAGAAGTTAAGTCCACGCAATCACATGTTATAGGGGGAATGTTTCTTGAAAGTGAAGATTCTGGGAGTAAGCTGAATGCTGACGAACTTCATGGAATATCTACAACCAATTTTGCAGTGTGGAATAATAAGGGTTATGCAGTTGTGTATGCagtatcatttttaaaaaacatattcaAGTGCGAACCATTTTGTGAGATCCCTACTGCTTCTCATGCCTTTGATGTGAGATTATCAGTTCATTTCATTCAATTGAATCGTTATCTTCTTTGCATTGAATCACAATGCTTTTATGTTGGAGAAGCTCTACAGTGGAAACCCCATTTCACAATCTGGTCACTACATTCGGAACATGATGACCTTGGAAAAGTGTGCTGGCAGTCCAGAATGCATGGGAAAAGCAGTTTTTTTGTTGACTGGATAGCTAACTCTACTTCACTTCATGAAATTGAGGGCCCCGATAACGGGAAGAATAAGTTAAGTTCTCAGCAAGCTTCTGTTCCAAGTCCAATAAGTGGTGACAATATACATGCAAATTATCAGTCCAACAAGGGACGGATTGTATCTTCTTCCATGGTTATTTCAGAAAATATCATTGCACCTTATGCTCTTGTGCATGGCTTCTTTAGTGGGGAAGTAGAACTTGTAAGATTTAATTTGTTTCATGGACTAACTTCTTCTGGTAATAGTCCACACCATGAAGTGGGTTCACATGTATCCAGGCAATATTTTCTAGGGCACACAGCTGCTGTATTATGTTTGGCAGCACATCGAATGGTAAGCAGTGCCAAAGGATGGAGTTTCAGTCAGGTTTTAATTTCTGGAAGTATGGACTGCACAGTTCGTATATGGGATCTTGACACAGGAAATCTCATTACCGTAATGCACCAACATGTGGCTCCAGTGCACCAAATAATTCTTCCCCCATCCCGTACTGACCGTCCTTGGAGTGACTGCTTCCTCTCTGTTGGGGAGGACTCATGCGTTGCTCTGGCTTCTCTCGAGACTTTACGAGTTGAGAGAATGTTTCCTGGACACCCCAGCTATCCTTCTAAAGTAGTATGGGATGGTGTAAGAGGTTATATTGCATGCCTCTGCCGAGACCATTCAGGAACATCTGATTCCACCAGTGTTTTGTACATTTGGGATGTAAAGACAGGTGCTCGGGAGCGGGTTCTTCGTGGGACCGCTTCTCATTCAATGTTTGATCATTTTTGTAAAGGTATCAGCATGAATTCGATATCTGGCACTGTATTGAATGGAAATACCTCAGTTTCCTTATTAAATCTTCCAATAATTGAGGATGGAATATTTTCTCATTCTAATCTAAATAATATAGAGAAGTTGGTCACTCCATCAAATGTGGTGCGGAGTATGGCAAATATAATTGAGCCCAACACTTCCCATGCACATGTTGGCAAAGGAATTTCTGCAAAACCGTTTCCAACCACTCCATCTATCCTTCAAAGCAACAAGCCTTCCATTAAATGCTATTGCCCATTCCCTGGAATTGCTACACTGAGTTTTGAACTTGGGTCATTGATGTTTCTTCATCAGAAGGGTGAACGCACTGCCAATGGCAGTGATAAGTTAGATGGTACCAATGTGAAGGAACAGGTTCCTGAGAGACCAAGTCCCCGCGGGACGAATATAGATGATGCTTCTGATGTGAATGAGAGTACGATTGATTCTATAGAAGAGCTTGAGTGGATTAGATCACTTGAAGAATGTTTACTTCGATTTACCTTGTCATTTTTACACTTGTGGAATGTAGATAGTGAGCTTGATGATTTGCTTATAACTGACATGAAGCTAAAGAGGCCGGAAAATCTTATTGTAGCTTCTGGTTTGCTAGGGGACAAAGGGTCTTTGACTTTGACATTTCCTGGGTCAAGTGCCATTCTTGAG CTCTGGAAATCCTCATCAGAATTTAGTGCGATGAGGTCACTTACGATGGTCTCGCTTGCCCAACGCATGATTAGCTTGTCTCACTCCAGTTCTGCTGCCAGCAG TGCTTTAGCAGCATTCTACACTAGGAATTTTGCAGAAAAAAATCCAGATTTGAAGCCACCTTTACTCCAG CTCTTTGTGAGTTTCTGGCAAGATGAAAGTGAACATGTACGTATGGCTGCTCGCTCTTTATTCCACTGCACTGCTTCGCGGGCAATTCCGCTTCCTCTACGTAGTCAAAAAGCGGCTGACCAAGCAAAAATGAGCTCTCCAATTGGAACCGGAGAAAATGAACATGAGAATTTAAATGTAGGGGGAACATCTGCTAACAGATTGTATGCAGACCAGCTGCTAGAAACCGAAGGAATATCTGAGGTTGATGAATCTAAAATACTTGATTGGGTTGAATCATATGAAATGCAAGACTGGATTTCTTGCGTTGGAGGAACAAGCCAAGATGCCATGACTTCTCATATTATTGTTGCAGCAGCATTGGCTATTTGGTATCCCAGCCTTGTGAAGCCAGGTCTTGCAACGCTGGTTGTTCATCCATTAGTGAAATTGGTTATGGCAATTAATGAGAAATACAGTTCCACTGCAGCAGAACTTCTTGCAGAAGGTATGGAGAGCACATGGAAAGCATGCCTTGGTTCTGAAATATCTCGTTTGATTGGAGATATATTTTTCCAAATAGAGTGTGGAAGTGGTCCATCAGGCAATTCAGCTACAACAAATCCAGTTGTACCAGTTGCCATTCGGGAGACTTTGGTTGGTATTCTTCTTCCAAGTTTAGCAATGGCTGACATACCAGGGTTTTTAACTGTTATAGAAAGCCAAATCTGGTCTACTGCGTCTGATTCACCTGTTCATCTGGTATCCCTTATGACTCTCATCAGGGTTGTGCGTGGTTCTCCGAGAAACTTAGTGCAGTACGTTGATAAG GTGGTTAACTTCATTTTACAAACTATGGACCCTAGCAATTCTGTCATGCGTAAAACTTGTTATCAAAGTTCAATGACTGCCTTAAAGGAAGTTGTGCGTGTATTTCCTATGGTGGCTTTGAATGACACATGGACCAGATTGGCGGTTGGGGATGTGATGGGAGAGACTAACAATGCTAGCATTCGGGTGTATGACATGCAAAG TGTGATGAAGATCAAGGTTTTGGATGCAAGTGGACCTCCTGGACTTCCAAGCTTGCTTGCAGCAGCATCAGAAATGGTGGTAACCACTGCAATTTCAGCTTTGAGCTTTTCGCCAGATGGGGAG GGGCTGGTTGCTTTCTCTGAGCATGGGTTGATGATCAGATGGTGGTCACTGGGATCTGTGTGGTGGGAAAAATTGAGCAGAAATTTTGTTCCCGTGCAATGCACAAAACTGATCTTTGTTCCTCCATGGGAGGGTTTCTCACCTAATTCTTCTAGGTCAAGCATAATGGCAAGCATAATGGGAAATGATAGGCAGGTCAATTCACAG GAAAATGCAAGCAGTTTGAGTCATGCAGACAGCCTAAAACTATTGATCCATAATCTTGACCTGTCTTACCGGATTGAATGGGCTGGTGAACGGAAAGTACTTCTTACAAGGCATAGCCATGAGATGGGTACTTTCCAGTTATAA